One bacterium genomic window carries:
- a CDS encoding O-acetylhomoserine aminocarboxypropyltransferase/cysteine synthase produces the protein MSADLSQYSAGVRAWVEKGRALVAQREEELQRLRACRFDTLSVHGLYTMREAIANNQGSIIEPAYLATSEHYADADAMEAALAYLIPTWCYARIANPTTYYLEWMLALLEGYGTGLETSAVVTASGMAAIMTAVDPFAVKRSKDPAERMNFVSSCHVYGGTFQQFSIRRHQDRGHEVRWVSDVMNIDAWAARIDADTRFVYVELPSNPTISFTDLAALADLAHAHGIPLIVDATVATPALLRPLAHGADIVVHSVSKTMTSSGMGVGGVLVARKNIVTNIDNPEMKADFASWVKFLPYRDNGPSMNPLHAVMVLNDLRTLRSKMDLVSRNSQTVAEYLAAHPKIEQVDYLGLPDNPKHAVAKRYLKLVDSELDNGGVPVNRYGHLMSFRVKGGGEAARRVFDGFQMIWRATDLGRIKSVATIPAISTHQQQGEAARSMADVAPNLIRLCVGGEHPNDVIADLERGLKRV, from the coding sequence ATGTCCGCGGATCTCAGCCAGTACTCGGCCGGCGTTCGCGCCTGGGTGGAGAAGGGTCGCGCGCTCGTCGCACAGCGCGAGGAGGAACTGCAGCGCCTGCGCGCCTGCCGCTTCGACACGCTCTCCGTGCACGGGCTCTACACGATGCGCGAGGCGATCGCGAACAACCAGGGCTCGATCATCGAGCCCGCCTACCTCGCGACCAGCGAGCACTACGCCGACGCCGACGCCATGGAGGCCGCGCTCGCCTACCTGATCCCGACCTGGTGCTACGCGCGCATCGCTAATCCCACGACCTACTACCTCGAGTGGATGCTCGCATTGCTCGAAGGCTACGGCACGGGGCTGGAGACCAGCGCCGTCGTCACCGCCAGCGGCATGGCCGCGATCATGACCGCGGTCGATCCCTTCGCGGTCAAGCGCAGCAAGGACCCCGCCGAGCGGATGAACTTCGTCTCCTCCTGCCACGTCTACGGCGGCACCTTCCAGCAGTTCTCCATCCGCCGCCACCAGGATCGCGGGCACGAGGTGCGCTGGGTGAGCGACGTGATGAACATCGACGCCTGGGCGGCGCGCATCGACGCCGACACGCGCTTCGTCTACGTCGAGCTGCCGAGCAACCCGACGATCAGCTTCACCGATCTCGCCGCGCTGGCCGATCTCGCCCACGCGCACGGCATCCCGCTCATCGTCGATGCCACCGTGGCCACGCCGGCCTTGCTGCGGCCGCTCGCCCACGGGGCGGACATCGTCGTCCACTCGGTCTCCAAGACGATGACGAGCAGCGGCATGGGCGTCGGCGGCGTGCTGGTGGCGCGCAAGAACATCGTCACCAACATCGACAACCCGGAGATGAAGGCGGACTTCGCGAGCTGGGTGAAGTTCCTCCCCTATCGCGACAACGGGCCGAGCATGAACCCGCTGCACGCCGTCATGGTGCTCAACGACCTGCGCACGCTGCGCAGCAAGATGGACCTCGTCTCGCGCAACAGCCAGACCGTGGCCGAGTACCTCGCCGCGCACCCGAAGATCGAGCAGGTCGACTACCTCGGCCTGCCGGACAATCCCAAGCACGCCGTCGCCAAGCGCTACCTGAAGCTCGTCGACTCGGAGCTGGACAACGGCGGCGTGCCGGTCAATCGCTACGGCCACCTGATGAGCTTCCGCGTGAAGGGCGGCGGTGAAGCGGCGCGGCGCGTCTTCGATGGCTTCCAGATGATCTGGCGCGCCACCGATCTCGGCCGCATCAAGTCCGTGGCGACGATCCCCGCGATCAGCACCCACCAGCAGCAGGGCGAGGCCGCGCGCTCGATGGCCGACGTGGCCCCCAACCTGATCCGCCTCTGCGTGGGCGGCGAGCACCCGAACGATGTCATCGCCGATCTGGAGCGCGGCCTTAAGCGCGTGTAA
- a CDS encoding CoA transferase subunit A, translating to MPNYRRVLGLLSFHRYAFPAVRRALTPAPGSVTMPKRSVLNPAAAGSLGGSMEVLESGRGRLLQTPDLDGLRRWNREHKSMALVDKLVDEHEAVRRCIDDGDYIGFELYGTCRAPLSIVREIVRQGRRHLRLVGQGLQDVDWLVAAGMVDAMDITYNAYEVHGLSSVLRRAVEKQGLEVVEWSNAGIAWRFKAAAMGVPFLPIKSMLGTDTFVRSAGKVTEDPFGNGRVMLLPALVVDCAVIHVHRADRFGNCQLDGISGFALEIARASRKVLISAEEIVDTETIRQYPERNVIPYFLVDAVVHAPFGSHPGEMPYLYGRDEPSTLAWLESAKTLEGTEAFLDQTMRRLPNHAAYLELIGGAAKQAELRALAVGR from the coding sequence ATGCCGAATTATCGACGGGTACTTGGGCTGTTGTCTTTTCATCGTTATGCATTCCCGGCGGTCCGCCGAGCCTTGACGCCAGCCCCCGGCTCCGTCACCATGCCGAAGAGGAGCGTCTTGAATCCCGCCGCGGCGGGCAGCCTGGGAGGCAGTATGGAGGTTCTGGAGAGCGGACGGGGGCGGCTCCTGCAGACGCCCGACCTGGACGGCCTGCGCCGCTGGAATCGCGAGCACAAGTCGATGGCGCTGGTGGACAAGCTCGTGGACGAGCACGAGGCCGTGCGCCGCTGCATCGATGACGGCGACTACATCGGCTTCGAGCTCTACGGGACCTGCCGGGCGCCGCTGAGCATCGTGCGCGAGATCGTGCGCCAGGGACGCCGGCACCTGCGCCTCGTTGGCCAGGGCTTGCAGGACGTCGACTGGCTTGTCGCCGCCGGCATGGTGGACGCGATGGACATCACCTACAACGCCTACGAGGTGCACGGCCTCTCGAGCGTGCTGCGGCGCGCCGTCGAGAAGCAGGGGCTCGAGGTGGTGGAGTGGAGCAACGCGGGCATCGCCTGGCGCTTCAAGGCGGCGGCGATGGGCGTGCCCTTCCTGCCCATCAAGAGCATGCTGGGCACCGACACCTTCGTGCGCTCGGCGGGCAAGGTGACCGAGGATCCCTTCGGCAACGGCAGGGTGATGCTGCTGCCCGCGCTGGTCGTGGACTGCGCGGTGATCCATGTCCACCGCGCCGACAGGTTCGGCAACTGCCAGCTCGACGGCATCAGCGGCTTCGCGCTCGAGATCGCCCGCGCGAGCCGCAAGGTGCTGATCAGCGCCGAGGAGATCGTCGACACGGAGACGATCCGCCAGTACCCCGAGCGCAACGTGATTCCCTACTTCCTGGTCGACGCTGTGGTGCACGCGCCCTTCGGCAGCCACCCGGGCGAGATGCCCTACCTCTACGGGCGCGATGAACCCTCCACGCTCGCCTGGCTGGAATCGGCCAAGACCCTGGAGGGCACCGAGGCCTTCCTCGACCAGACGATGCGGCGGCTGCCGAATCACGCCGCCTACCTGGAACTGATCGGCGGCGCGGCCAAGCAGGCCGAACTGCGCGCCCTCGCGGTGGGGAGGTAG